The genomic stretch GCATCATGGAGGCACGCCCCAGCATAACGCTCTCGGCTTCCAGACCACCCACACCCACGGAGATAACACCGAGGGCATCAACCATCGGGGTGTGACTGTCGGTACCGACACAGGTATCCGGGAAGGCTACGCCATCGCGGTTCTGTACCACCGGAGACATCTTCTCCAGGTTGATCTGGTGCATGATGCCGTTGCCGGGAGGGATCACGTCCACGTTTTTGAACGCGGTCTTGGTCCAGTTGATGAAGTGGAAACGGTCATCGTTTCGACGGTCTTCAATCTCTCGGTTCTTCTCGAACGCGTCCTTCTCGAAACCGGCGTGCTCCACGGCCAGCGAGTGATCCACGATCAGCTGCGTCGGAACCACAGGATTGACCTTGGCGGGGTCACCGCCCTTCTCGGCAATGGCGTCACGCAAACCTGCGAGATCCACCAGAGCGGTCTGGCCAAGAATGTCGTGGCATACCACGCGGGCCGGATACCAGGGGAAATCCAGGTCGCGCTTGCGTTCGATCAGCTGTTTCAGGGAATCCGTCAGCACCTCGGGATCGCACCGGCGAACCAGTTGCTCAGCCAGGATCTTGGAGGTGTACGGGAGCTTGTCGTACGCGCCGGCCTGGATGTCTTCCACGGCCTGGCGAGTATCGAAATAGTCCAGGTCGGTACCTGGCAGACTCTTGCGGTATTCAGTGTTCATGGCCGCTCCTCAATCGGAACCCACTTGGCATCCGCCGGGCCGGTGTAATCGGCGCTTGGGCGAATGATGCGGTTGTTCTCACGCTGTTCTTTCACGTGGGCGGTCCAGCCGGATACCCGGGACATCACGAAGATTGGGGTGAACAATTCGGTTGGAATGCCCATGAAGTGGTAGGCGGATGCGTGGAAGAAGTCCGCGTTACAGAACAGCTTCTTCTCGCGCCACATAACCGCTTCACAGCGCTCGGATACCGGATACAGCACGGTATCGCCCACTTCTTCCGCCAGCTTCTTGGACCACTGCTTGATGATGGCGTTCCGCGGGTCGGACTCTTTGTAGATCGCGTGACCGAAGCCCATGATCTTTTCTTTCCGCTCAAGCATGCCCATCAGGCCTTCTTCGGCCTCTTCCGGGGTCTTGAACTTCTGGATCAGCGCCATGGCGGCCTCGTTGGCACCGCCGTGCAGAGGACCGCGCAGTGAGCCGATCGCACCGGTCACGCAGCTGTGAATGTCAGACAGGGTGGAGGCACATACGCGGGCGGTGAACGTGGAGGCGTTGAATTCGTGCTCTGCGTACAGGATCAGAGAGACGTTCATCACGCGCTCGTGCAGCTCGCTGGGCTTCTTGCCGTGAAGCAGCTCCAGGAAATGGCCGCCGATGGAGTCCACGTCGCTCTCGGTTTCGATCCGAACGCCTTCGTGGGCGAAGCGGTACCAGTAAGTGATAATGGACGGGAATACCGCCAGCATGCGGTCGATCTTGTCGTCCTGCTCGCTGAAATCTTCTTCGGTTTCCAGGTTGCCCAGCATGGAGCAGCCGGTACGCATCACGTCCATCGGATGCGCGTCTTTGGGAATCTGCTCAAGCACGGTTTTCAGGGCGGCCGGAAGGCCGCGCAGGCTCTGGAGCTTTTTCTTGTAGGCATCCAGTTCCTGACGGTTTGGCAGTTTGCCCCGCAGTAGAAGGTAGGCGATTTCTTCAAACTGGGCTTTCTCTGCCAGATCGGCAATGTCGTAACCGCGGTAAGTCAGGCCAGCGCCGCTCTTGCCGACGGTGCACAGGGCGGTTTCGCCAGCTACCTGGCCACGGAGGCCTGCGCCACTCAGTTGTTTTGCTTCAGCCATTGTTGTCTCCCATCTTTATCTTGTTTGGACATCGGGGTCAGATAAAACCGTCATCTGGCCCCAATCGCAGTCGTTAGCCTTTGCTCTGCTGGAACAGCTGGTCCAGCTTCTGCTCGAAATCGTGGTAGTTCAGGAAATCGTACAGCTCCATACGGGTCTGCATCATATCGACCACGTCTTTCTGGTCGCCCTTCTCCAGGATGTTCTGGTAAACAGTCAGAGCGGCCTTGTTCATGGCGCGGAAGGCGCTGAGCGGGTACAGAACCATGTCGGCGCCGGCTTCGGCCAGTTCCTTGCGGTTGTATAGCGGTGTGGCACCAAATTCGGTGATGTTGGCCAGGATAGGCACGTCCAGGGCTTCGGAGAAGGCCTTGTAGTGCTCAAGTTCCGTAACCGCTTCGGCAAAGATGCCGTCGGCGCCGGCTTCAATGCAGGCCTTGGCGCGTTCGATAGCGGCTTCGAGGCCCTCTTTCTGGAACGCGTCGGTACGGGCCATGATAAAGAAGTCTTTGTCTTCCCGGGCATCCACGGCGGCCTTGATGCGGTCGACCATCTCCTCCTGGGACACGATCTCCTTGTTCGGGCGGTGACCACAGCGTTTCTGGGCAACCTGGTCTTCGATGTGGACAGCGGCTGCACCGGCACGCTCCATCTCGCGGATGGTGCGGGCGATGTTGAAAGCACCACCCCAGCCGGTATCAATATCAACCAGCAAAGGTACGTCGGTAGCTGCGGTAATTCGGCGAACGTCCTCGACCACTTCGTTCATGGAGGTCATGCCCAGATCCGGCAAACCGTAGGAGGCGTTAGCGACGCCGCCACCGGAAAGATAAATGGCCTGATGACCCACTTTCTCGGCCATCATAGCGGCGTAGGCGTTGATGGTTCCGACAATCTGAAGGGGCTGGTTGTCTTTGAGCGCTTTGCGGAAGCGGGCGCCGGGGCTGAGTTTGTTGGACATGGTGTTGGCCTCTCTTGGTTATTCGTAAATTTGTGCGTGAAATCGGGGTCTGCCCCCCTTGTTCAAATTGTGAGCTCGCCTTCCTCGATCTTTCTCTCGATGTTCTGTCTTGCTGCGTTGATATGGCGTTTCATCAGAAATTCGGCGAGTTCCCCATCGCGCTGGGCGATGGCCTCGACGATACGGCGGTGTTCACCCAGTGCCCGCTGGGGGCGCCCGGTGGAGGTGCTGAGACGGTAACGGTACATCCGTACCATGTAATAAAGATCACCCAGCAGCATCTGGGCAAGTTTGGTATTGCGGCTACCGGTGGCGATTCTGTGGTGGAAGTCGTAATCCCCTTCGGCCTGGTAATAGGCCTGGCCCTGGGCTTCATCGATCATGCGTTCGTGGGTGTCGAGGGTGGCCTGAAGGTCGGCAATTTCCTGGTCGGTCATGCGCTCGGCGGCCTGTCGAGCGGCCAGCCCCTCCATGACTTCGCGTATGCGGTAGAGCTCCATTAACTCGGATGCGCTGACTGAAACCACCTTGACGCCGGCGTGGGGACGGCGCACCAGAAGGCCGCGGGATTCAAGACGGCCCAGCGCTTCCCGGAGCGGGCCGCGCGTGAGGTTAAAACGGGAACAAAGCTCCAGTTCGCCGATCTTCTCGCCCGGCGCCAGTTCCCCTTTGACGATTGCCGTTTGCAGACAATCAAACGCCTCATCGGCGCGGGTGTAGGTGGTAGACAGTAACTCAGCCATAGTTTGTCAACAAAACCGGGTTGATTTTGAGCAAAGCTACGCTTGAGCGATCATATTGTCAACAATATTGGCTAAATTGAGCTGCAGATTGTTTACAATAGGTAGAGCCAATCAGTAGAACTGGCGCTCGGCGACCGGTGGCGGAGTGTACTGATATAGCCAGGTCTCCGTCAGCGGCTCGCCGCCCAGCCTGAGGTACAGGCGGATATTGACAGGTTCAGTGGAATCATCTGGCACGAGGTCAAACATGGCCCGGTAGCCGTCGATTGCAGACAATGGTCTTGCGGAAGTGATTTCGACGTCTCCGCGGCTCACGGTTATGACCGTCTCTACCTCTGCATCCTTGGCGAGCATTTCAAGCGCGCCGCCGGCGAAATCAACTGCAAAGCGCCAAGAGAAATAGGTGCGCTCCTGACCCACGACACCGCCCAGTCCGGTCCTGGTTGCTTGCACCGTGGCTAATTCATATGGTTGCAACGGAGCTTGCTCGCCCCAGTGCAGGCGGTAGCTGTAGAGGTATTCCCGGCCTGGCAACAGAGGTTCCTGCGGGTGCCAGAAGGCGACGATGTTGTCGAAGGTTTCATCCACGGTGGGGATTTCCACCAGATCAACACTGCCCCGCCCCCAGTCTCCCTGGGGCTCCACCCAGAGGCTGGGCCGGCGATCGTAAAACACGCCATCATCCTGGTAGTGGTCGAAATCCCTGTCCCGCTGCAGCAGGCCAAAGCCAACGGGATTGTTATCCTGAAAAGTGTTGAACCGGAGATTGACGGGATTCACCAGTGGCCGCCACAACCACTCGCCGTTGCCGTTGCGAATGGCGAGGCCGTCAGAATCATGTATTTCCGGACGCCAGTCGTAGCCCATGCGATCATCATTTTCGCCCACCTGGTACATGCTGGTCAGCGGCGCAATCCCTGCCCTCGTGATTTCCGTTCTCGGGTAAAGCGCTACATCAACATCCACGACCATGTTGCGCCCCGGGTCGAGCACAAACGCGTAGGCGCCGGTGGTACTGGGGGAGTCCAGCAGAGCCCATACCCTGAGTAGCTGGCTCCCAGGGGCCGGCTTCTCCAGCCAGAACTCGGAAAACCGGGGAAACTCTTCTTTGCGATCCATGCCGGTATCAATGGCCAGCCCTCTGGCCGACAGGCCGTACTGCATCTCAGAGCCCACCGCCCGAAAGTAACTGGCGCCCAGGAAGGCGGCCAGGTCCAGGGCGAAATTGTTGTGGTAGTGAATCCGAAAACCGGCGTAGCCCAGGTCTTCTGGCAAATCGCCCAGGGGCTGATCGCCGTTGTACCGGAACAGATCCTGTCGATAGGCCAGTTCCGTTGCCCCGCCATCAATGACTTCATGGATTTTTACGGGTTGTTGGAAATACAGCCCAAGGTGGAAGAGCTGAATCTGGAAAGCAGTGTCGTCGCCGCGCCAGAGCGCCCGGTCGGGCCTGAAGGCGATGGCCTGGTAGTCATCCCAGGAAATGGTTTTCAGTGATTGGGGCAATTCGTTTTTATGGGAGACATACGCCTCAGCTGCCAATGCCCGGGCCCGACCTTTGAGCCAGGCGTAGCTGAAGGCACGGGGACTGCTTCCAGATACTGGTTGGAGGCCGGTACCCATCGCAAGGGGCGACAGTGGTAACGCGCCAGCACTTACCAGTGCTCCCAGCCCCTTGATCAGCGTTCGTCTGTCCATTGGTCTCGCCCCTCCTGTACCGGGCTATAGATTGCCATAGAGAAGATCACGTGGACTATGTACGAACAATAAAAGGTAGAGAGCCTATTCGGGTAAGGAACCCACGCTGCCGAAAGCGCACCAAATGAGTGCAATCAGGCAAGGAGGATCGCACCAAGAGACCTCTGATCAGAGAAATTTTTGGTAATGGTAAACCTGAAGAACCCTCCTCTAAGGGGCCATAGCTCTTTGCTAGAACGTACAATTTCCAAAACCGCCCTGCATTTGTCGTTACAACTTGGGTAAACTCGGCACACTTTGTGATAGAACAATTGTTGATAGGCTTACGCAAAGGCGTTAAGCGGCCCACAGGGCGTGAAACCGACCATCAAAGGACGAACTATATGATCAAAAAATGCCTGTTTCCCGTCGCCGGCTACGGCACCCGCTTTCTTCCGGCCACCAAGGCGATGCCCAAGGAGATCCTGCCGGTAGTAAACAAACCCCTGGTTCAGTACGGCGTTGAGGAAGCCGCCGAAGCAGGTATTCACGAATTCGGCTTCGTGACCGGTCGCGGCAAGCGGGCCATCGAGGATCATTTCGACATCAGCTACGAACTCGAACAACAGATTGCCGGCTCGGGTAAGGAAGAGCTGCTGACCTCCATCCGCGAGCTGATCGACCACAACAGTTTTGCCTTCACCCGGCAGAATGAGATGAAGGGCCTCGGCCACGCCATACTGACTGGTCGCAACCTGGTGGGTGACAACCCGTTTGCGGTCGTGCTGGCGGATGACTTCTGCATTGGCCCCGACGGTGAAGATGGCGTCCTGGCGCAGATGGTGAAGCTCTACAACCAGTTCCGCTGCTCTATTGTAGCCATCGAAGAAGTGCCGGCTGATGAAACCCACAAGTACGGGGTGATCGCAGGTGAATCCATGAAAGATGGCCTCTACCGGATCACAGACATGGTAGAAAAGCCGGCTCCGGAAGATGCGCCCAGCAACCTCGCCATTATCGGCCGCTATATTCTCACGCCGGATATCTTCGAAATTATTGAGAAGACCCCGGCGGGCAAGAACGGTGAAGTCCAGATCACCGATGCCCTTCTCGAGCAGGCGAAAAATGGTTGCGTGCTGGCTTATCAGTTCAAAGGTCGCCGGTTCGATTGCGGCAGCATTGATGGCTTTGTGGAAGCCACCAACTACGTCTACGAGAATATCTACAAGAAAGACAAGTAAGAAACCCGGGGCGGGATCAGTTGCCCAGGATTTGCAGAATCATTCGCCGGTTTTCCGCACTTGTCCTTCGGAACCGGCGAAGAAGCTCCGCTTCTTCCGTGGTCAACTGGACCTTCTCGAGGACTTGTTCCAGCTCGTCCAGCGACTCGAGAAGTTCGTCGCTCTTATCCAAGGCAATACCGGGCAGCTCAAGTTGCCCATGGTCCTCAGGCTTTTCTGGCTCCCAGTGCTGAATGGGTTGCGCATGCTGCATGGCCACTTACCTCGTCATCCAAGCCGGGATACTTGTCCCGATAATGCCCTGCGAAGTGAATCAATCCGGAAATGTAACGTACATATAGCTTTGCACACAATCTGCCTATACTGAAGATGGCAACAACCAAACAGGCTATTTATGGCGGCAAGAACTCTGGATATCGACTCGGCATGGGAGTTGGTGCTTAGCGCAGTTAACCGCAGCAATGTGACACTGCCATTGCCGGGAACCGACAAAGAAGCGGTAAAACTGAACGGCCACGGGGCCTGGCATCTGATGCAGCCGGCCACGGGTGAGGCGAAGGATCTGCTCTCGGTATTCCTACCCCTTTGTCGGCCCGTGCCAGATAACGGTAGCCCCAAAGTTATTGGTCAGTTGGGCCAGAGCCTGGACGGACGCATTGCCACGGTTACCGGTCGCTCCCGATTCATCAACGGCGACGATGGAATTACCCATCTGCACCGGATTCGCGCAGTGTCGGATGCGGTTGTTGTCGGGGCCGGAACCGCCACTACAGACAATCCCCGTTTGACCGTTCGCCGCACCAGTGGCCGCAACCC from Marinobacter adhaerens HP15 encodes the following:
- the prpC gene encoding bifunctional 2-methylcitrate synthase/citrate synthase — its product is MAEAKQLSGAGLRGQVAGETALCTVGKSGAGLTYRGYDIADLAEKAQFEEIAYLLLRGKLPNRQELDAYKKKLQSLRGLPAALKTVLEQIPKDAHPMDVMRTGCSMLGNLETEEDFSEQDDKIDRMLAVFPSIITYWYRFAHEGVRIETESDVDSIGGHFLELLHGKKPSELHERVMNVSLILYAEHEFNASTFTARVCASTLSDIHSCVTGAIGSLRGPLHGGANEAAMALIQKFKTPEEAEEGLMGMLERKEKIMGFGHAIYKESDPRNAIIKQWSKKLAEEVGDTVLYPVSERCEAVMWREKKLFCNADFFHASAYHFMGIPTELFTPIFVMSRVSGWTAHVKEQRENNRIIRPSADYTGPADAKWVPIEERP
- the prpB gene encoding methylisocitrate lyase is translated as MSNKLSPGARFRKALKDNQPLQIVGTINAYAAMMAEKVGHQAIYLSGGGVANASYGLPDLGMTSMNEVVEDVRRITAATDVPLLVDIDTGWGGAFNIARTIREMERAGAAAVHIEDQVAQKRCGHRPNKEIVSQEEMVDRIKAAVDAREDKDFFIMARTDAFQKEGLEAAIERAKACIEAGADGIFAEAVTELEHYKAFSEALDVPILANITEFGATPLYNRKELAEAGADMVLYPLSAFRAMNKAALTVYQNILEKGDQKDVVDMMQTRMELYDFLNYHDFEQKLDQLFQQSKG
- a CDS encoding GntR family transcriptional regulator → MAELLSTTYTRADEAFDCLQTAIVKGELAPGEKIGELELCSRFNLTRGPLREALGRLESRGLLVRRPHAGVKVVSVSASELMELYRIREVMEGLAARQAAERMTDQEIADLQATLDTHERMIDEAQGQAYYQAEGDYDFHHRIATGSRNTKLAQMLLGDLYYMVRMYRYRLSTSTGRPQRALGEHRRIVEAIAQRDGELAEFLMKRHINAARQNIERKIEEGELTI
- a CDS encoding glucan biosynthesis protein; amino-acid sequence: MDRRTLIKGLGALVSAGALPLSPLAMGTGLQPVSGSSPRAFSYAWLKGRARALAAEAYVSHKNELPQSLKTISWDDYQAIAFRPDRALWRGDDTAFQIQLFHLGLYFQQPVKIHEVIDGGATELAYRQDLFRYNGDQPLGDLPEDLGYAGFRIHYHNNFALDLAAFLGASYFRAVGSEMQYGLSARGLAIDTGMDRKEEFPRFSEFWLEKPAPGSQLLRVWALLDSPSTTGAYAFVLDPGRNMVVDVDVALYPRTEITRAGIAPLTSMYQVGENDDRMGYDWRPEIHDSDGLAIRNGNGEWLWRPLVNPVNLRFNTFQDNNPVGFGLLQRDRDFDHYQDDGVFYDRRPSLWVEPQGDWGRGSVDLVEIPTVDETFDNIVAFWHPQEPLLPGREYLYSYRLHWGEQAPLQPYELATVQATRTGLGGVVGQERTYFSWRFAVDFAGGALEMLAKDAEVETVITVSRGDVEITSARPLSAIDGYRAMFDLVPDDSTEPVNIRLYLRLGGEPLTETWLYQYTPPPVAERQFY
- the galU gene encoding UTP--glucose-1-phosphate uridylyltransferase GalU, which gives rise to MIKKCLFPVAGYGTRFLPATKAMPKEILPVVNKPLVQYGVEEAAEAGIHEFGFVTGRGKRAIEDHFDISYELEQQIAGSGKEELLTSIRELIDHNSFAFTRQNEMKGLGHAILTGRNLVGDNPFAVVLADDFCIGPDGEDGVLAQMVKLYNQFRCSIVAIEEVPADETHKYGVIAGESMKDGLYRITDMVEKPAPEDAPSNLAIIGRYILTPDIFEIIEKTPAGKNGEVQITDALLEQAKNGCVLAYQFKGRRFDCGSIDGFVEATNYVYENIYKKDK